One region of Daphnia pulicaria isolate SC F1-1A chromosome 7, SC_F0-13Bv2, whole genome shotgun sequence genomic DNA includes:
- the LOC124348911 gene encoding solute carrier family 28 member 3-like, with product MERGIDNAGADVEMESGLDKRSIRIEDLSTLAVKDMDLASSKSDSNSNEGPGSDDDDDEPTDQSCEFIGNALENFWKTLGEFFSERSAAARSVIYILLAVLYNAYFVASVYYSIHNGIAMDWCDGVGFLIVLTGLIYLGLFYFQIVKKFWGKAINRAVLKPFGKAFDKVWKYSWFRYGFYLVLIAGLLTFLIIDTADERVRLQSFGGLLVFLLLGWIFSKYPSRVIWRHVMWGMTLQLIFGLIVLRWDFGRRVFECLGQKVTTFLDYTNAGSSFVYGYLVTDQNTSGIALGTIFAFKILSVIFFFSFFVNILYYYGVMQWVVQKLGWLLQVSVGTTAAESMNAAANIFLGQTEAPLLIRPFLPKMTKSEIHAVMVGGFATIAGSVLAAYISFGISASQLLSASVMAAPAALALAKLFYPETEKSQTKAGDIKVPKGTEANALDAAAQGAANAVFLVANIIANLIAFLAFIAFLNGVISWYGNLLGAPYITFEWIMGKVFIPVAFLMGVQPSECYLVANLVAIKTIVNEFAAYSKLSEYIAQGIISKRSETIATFALCGFANPGSIGTQIAALATMAPDRQSDLAQVAFRAFIAGSTASFMNACVAGTLISTVSTVPLSTTYAPSTLSFTPNITAIMGSNF from the exons ATGGAACGAGGAATCGATAACGCTGGCGCGGATGTTGAGATGGAGAGTGGCCTGGATAAAAGATCGATCCGCATTGAGGATTTGTCAACCCTCGCCGTTAAGGACATGGATTTAGCCTCCTCTAAAAGTGACTCGAATTCAAATGAAGGGCCCGGCAgcgacgatgacgacgacgagccGACCGACCAATCCTGCGAATTCATCGGCAACGCCCTggaaaatttttggaaaacccTGGGCGAATTTTTCTCGGAAAGATCGGCGGCGGCCCGCAGTGTCATCTACATTCTCCTGGCCGTTCTGTACAATGCCTACTTCGTCGCCAGCGTCTATTATTCGATACACAATGGAATCGCGATGGATTGGTGCGACGGAGTGGGTTTCCTCATTGTCCTGACGGGCCTCATTTACTTGGGCCTGTTCTACTTCCAAATTGTCAAAAAGTTCTGGGGCAAAGCTATTAATCGGGCAGTGCTCAAGCCGTTCGGAAAGGCTTTCGACAAAGTCTGGAAGTACAG TTGGTTTCGATATGGATTTTACCTCGTCCTTATTGCCGGTTTGCTCACATTTCTGATTATCGACACGGCAGACGAGCGAGTGAGATTGCAATCCTTTGGTGGTCTACTCGTCTTCCTGCTGCTCGGCTGGATCTTTTCCAAATATCCGTCCAGG GTGATATGGAGACATGTGATGTGGGGCATGACGCTGCAGTTGATATTTGGTCTAATCGTCTTGCGATGGGACTTTGGTCGAAGAGTTTTCGAATGTCTGGGTCAGAAAGTTACAACTTTTCTCGATTACACCAACGCAGGATCAAGTTTCGTCTACGGTTACTTGGTGACCGATCAAAACACGTCGGGCATAGCCTTGGGAACCATATTTGCCTTCAAA ATTCTGTcggtcatcttctttttcagtttcttcgTCAACATTCTCTACTATTACGGCGTGATGCAATGGGTCGTTCAGAAACTCGGATGGCTCCTGCAGGTCTCGGTCGGCACTACGGCGGCCGAATCGATGAACGCGGCCGCCAACATCTTTTTAGGACAG ACTGAAGCTCCGCTGCTTATCAGGCCGTTCCTTCCTAAAATGACGAAATCGGAGATTCACGCCGTCATGGTTGGCGGATTTGCCACCATAGCAG GATCTGTATTGGCCGCCTACATCAGTTTCGGCATTAGCGCCTCCCAGTTACTCAGCGCATCCGTCATGGCCGCTCCCGCTGCTCTGGCCTTGGCCAAATTGTTTTACCCAGAGACGGAGAAATCTCAGACAAAGGCTGGAGATATTAAAGTTCCTAAAGG AACCGAAGCGAATGCTTTGGATGCAGCCGCCCAAGGAGCTGCGAATGCCGTGTTTTTGGTGGCCAATATCATCGCCAATTTAATCGCCTTTTTAGCATTCATCGCCTTCCTCAACGGAGTCATTTCCTGGTACGGCAATCTCCTGGGAGCGCCCTACATAACATTCGAA TGGATTATGGGGAAAGTATTCATCCCAGTAGCTTTCCTGATGGGAGTTCAGCCATCTGAATGTTACCTCGTTGCCAATTTGGTGGCTATTAAGACAATAGTCAACGAGTTTGCAGCTTACAGCAAACTTTCGGAATACATTGCACAGGGCATTATTTCG AAACGATCGGAAACGATCGCTACCTTTGCGTTGTGCGGATTCGCCAATCCTGGGTCGATTGGCACCCAAATCGCCGCACTGGCCACCATGGCCCCCGATCGACAGAGCGATCTGGCACAAGTTGCCTTCCGAGCTTTTATTGCCGGCAGCACGGCATCGTTCATGAACGCTTGCGTTGCTG GTACCTTGATTTCGACGGTCTCAACTGTGCCCCTATCGACGACCTACGCACCTTCAACGCTCAGTTTCACGCCAAACATTACCGCCATAATGGGTTCCAATTTTTAG
- the LOC124348910 gene encoding solute carrier family 28 member 3-like, whose product MELGIVNGGYDIQVELNLPEDPQESNYGTLQISQLKAREESVNGSLSRKKRRKSKTPTEPEEGTEEVNPSCSFLGNALEKFWAHLSDFAVKRKSLVRWLVYIILALLYNAYFIASIYYSIHNGIPMDWCNGVGLLIIITVITYVSLFYFQVVKKFWGKSIDRAVLTPIAAHFDRVWKFRLVQYGVYLVIVAALITFLVIDTKDERYRLVSFFGLLVFVLLGWIFSKHPSKVKWSHVTWGVGLQFIFGLIVLRWELGRQVIQCLGDKITIFLDYSNEGSGFVYGYLVTDKNMAGIVLGSVFAFKILSVIFFFSFFVSILYYYGIMQWVVQKIGWLLQISIGTTAAESMNAAGNIFLGQTEAPLLIRPLLPKMTKSELHAVMTGGFATIAGGVLAAFISFGISASHLLSASVMSAPAALAFSKLFYPESEKSQTKAGDVKIPKGTESNALDAAAQGAANAVFLVLNIIANLIAFLAFIAFLNGIISWFGGLLGAPYVTFEYIMGKIFIPVAWLMGVPAAECDLVANLVALKTIVNEFAAYSKLSEYVAQGIISKRAETIATYALCGFSNPGSIGTQIAALSTMAPERQSDLAQVAFRAFVAGSAACFMTACIAGTLISSVSDTPVSTTFAPSTFSFTPNMTAVF is encoded by the exons ATGGAACTAGGAATAGTGAATGGCGGGTATGATATCCAAGTAGAATTAAATCTCCCGGAGGACCCGCAAGAATCGAATTACGGCACATTACAAATTTCACAGTTGAAGGCTCGAGAAGAAAGCGTCAATGGAAGTCTTTCAAGAAAGAAACGGAGGAAATCCAAGACCCCGACAGAACCCGAAGAAGGAACAGAAGAGGTGAATCCGTCATGTTCGTTCCTCGGCAATGCACTGGAAAAATTCTGGGCTCACTTGAGCGACTTTGCTGTTAAAAGAAAGTCGTTGGTTCGCTGGCTTGTCTACATTATCCTAGCCCTTCTTTACAACGCCTATTTCATAGCCAGCATTTACTATTCAATTCATAATGGCATCCCGATGGACTGGTGCAACGGTGTCGGCTTGCTCATCATTATTACTGTCATCACCTACGTCAGCCTTTTCTACTTCCAAGTTGTGAAAAAGTTTTGGGGGAAATCCATTGATCGAGCCGTTTTAACACCAATCGCAGCGCATTTTGATCGCGTTTGGAAATTCCG CTTGGTCCAGTATGGTGTTTACTTGGTGATTGTCGCTGCCTTGATCACATTCCTTGTTATCGATACAAAGGACGAACGATATCGACTTGTCTCTTTCTTTGGTTTACTTGTTTTCGTGCTTCTCGGTTGGATTTTCTCCAAGCATCCGTCCAAA GTCAAGTGGAGTCATGTAACCTGGGGTGTGGGACTTCAGTTTATTTTCGGATTAATCGTCTTGCGATGGGAATTGGGTCGCCAGGTTATCCAGTGCCTCGGCGACAAAATCACCATATTCCTCGATTATTCCAACGAAGGATCAGGCTTCGTTTATGGCTATTTGGTTACCGATAAAAATATGGCGGGAATCGTTCTTGGATCTGTTTTTGCCTTCAAG ATACTTTcagtcatcttcttcttcagcttctTCGTTAGCATCCTTTACTACTATGGCATTATGCAGTGGGTCGTCCAGAAAATCGGATGGCTCTTGCAAATATCCATCGGTACCACGGCCGCCGAGTCTATGAATGCAGCTGGGAATATCTTTTTAGGCCAA ACCGAGGCCCCTTTGTTAATTAGACCCCTTCTTCCTAAAATGACCAAGTCTGAGCTTCACGCCGTAATGACGGGTGGATTCGCCACCATAGCAG GCGGAGTTCTGGCAGCATTCATCAGTTTTGGTATCAGTGCATCCCATTTGTTATCGGCATCCGTCATGTCTGCACCGGCCGCTCTAGCCTTTTCCAAACTCTTTTATCCGGAATCGGAGAAATCACAAACTAAAGCTGGAGACGTGAAAATTCCTAAAGG GACGGAATCCAACGCCCTCGATGCGGCCGCCCAAGGAGCAGCTAATGCCGTCTTTTTGGTACTGAATATCATCGCCAATTTAATTGCCTTTTTAGCTTTCATCGCCTTCCTTAATGGAATCATCTCATGGTTTGGTGGTCTTCTAGGAGCTCCATACGTCACGTTCGAA TACATCATGGGCAAGATTTTTATTCCCGTCGCTTGGTTGATGGGTGTGCCCGCAGCCGAGTGTGATCTAGTGGCCAACCTTGTGGCTCTCAAGACTATCGTCAATGAGTTTGCAGCTTACAGCAAGCTATCGGAATACGTGGCACAAGGAATCATTTCG AAACGAGCTGAGACGATCGCTACCTACGCCTTGTGTGGCTTCTCGAATCCCGGGTCGATTGGGACCCAGATAGCCGCTCTTTCCACCATGGCACCCGAACGTCAGAGCGACTTGGCCCAGGTGGCCTTTCGAGCATTTGTAGCGGGCAGTGCAGCCTGCTTTATGACTGCATGCATCGCAG GCACTCTTATATCATCCGTCTCTGACACACCAGTATCCACTACCTTTGCaccttcaactttttctttcactccCAATATGACAGCCGTGTTCTAA
- the LOC124349041 gene encoding sodium/nucleoside cotransporter 2-like — MQWTVQKLGWLLQVSVGTTAAESMNAASNIFLGQTEAPLLIKPFLSKMTKSEIHAVFTAGFATIAGSDLAAYTGFGISASQLLSASVMAAPASLAIAKLLYPETEKSQTKAGDIKVPKGTEANALDAAAQGAANAVLMVAHVIANLIAFLAFIAFLNGVISWYGNLLGAPYITFEWILSKIFIPVAFLMGVPPSECDLVANLVAIKTIVNEFAAYGKLSEYIAQGVISKRAETIATFALCGYANPGSIGAQIGTLSAMAPDRQSDFAKVAFRAFIAGSMANFMNACVAGALISTVSEVVPPSTTYAPNMTTLMGSYF; from the exons ATGCAATGGACAGTCCAGAAACTCGGATGGCTTCTGCAAGTTTCAGTCGGCACTACGGCCGCCGAGTCGATGAACGCTGCGTCCAACATCTTTTTAGGACAG ACTGAAGCTCCGTTACTTATCAAGCCGTTTCTTTCTAAAATGACTAAATCGGAAATTCACGCTGTTTTCACTGCAGGATTTGCCACCATTGCAG GATCTGATTTGGCTGCGTATACTGGATTCGGCATTAGCGCCTCCCAGTTACTCAGCGCATCCGTCATGGCCGCTCCCGCTTCTCTGGCCATAGCCAAATTGCTTTATCCTGAAACGGAGAAATCTCAGACAAAGGCCGGAGATATTAAAGTTCCTAAAGG AACCGAAGCCAACGCTTTGGATGCTGCCGCCCAAGGAGCTGCAAATGCCGTGCTAATGGTCGCTCATGTAATCGCTAATTTAATCGCCTTTTTAGCATTCATCGCCTTCCTCAACGGAGTCATTTCCTGGTACGGAAATCTCCTGGGAGCGCCTTACATAACATTCGAA tggaTTTTGAGTAAAATCTTCATCCCAGTAGCTTTCCTGATGGGAGTGCCGCCATCTGAATGTGATCTCGTCGCCAATTTGGTGGCTATTAAGACGATCGTTAATGAGTTTGCCGCTTACGGCAAACTGTCCGAATACATTGCACAGGGAGTTATATCG AAACGAGCTGAAACCATCGCTACATTCGCCTTGTGTGGATATGCAAATCCCGGCTCCATCGGTGCTCAAATAGGAACGCTCTCCGCCATGGCGCCTGATCGACAATCTGACTTCGCCAAAGTTGCCTTCCGCGCATTTATTGCCGGGAGCATGGCCAATTTTATGAACGCTTGCGTTGCTG GTGCTCTGATTTCGACCGTCTCTGAGGTGGTGCCCCCATCGACTACTTATGCGCCCAACATGACTACCTTAATGGGCTCCTATTTCTAG